One Ranitomeya imitator isolate aRanImi1 chromosome 4, aRanImi1.pri, whole genome shotgun sequence genomic window, cagtcattatatgtggggggctgccttttcctttggggtatttctctgaggcaaggtaggcttattttctatcttcaggctagttagtttctcaggctgtgccgagttgcataggcagatttaggccctgagaagctgatgtgttccaccaactccatattcACCCCCCAGGGAagagaaagcagactacaaagttagatgatttctgttagTTTCTCCTGTTTGTGTTATACCgttttgcatacctgtatgtctttttattatatttttataccttttttcttactttaagcactgaacctttttgtattaaagcataaaactttaacagttgaaccttgtatgttctaaagaatccattgcctaaggtgtgtgagcctatgagtggtagacagtagtAATATTTCCgtaactcatcgcccgtgtgttcggtgagtggtggcagcatgtatgagcgggtgtgtggcctgggtcggtgtgtgatttatgctcccattacatcaTAGGACAaaagttgaatgctggactgagagtggggagatagattaacccttgtaggtccaaccccaagtcacgtgctgagcggACACGGGACGAATTAGTGACAGCACGGAGAGGGATCCGTgacaggtgggttttcaggttccatctgaaggatccgaatgtggttgatagtcggacgtgttggggtaaAGATTTcgagaggataggggatattcgggagaagtcttggaggcagttgggtaaagagcgaataagtgtggaggagaaaaggaggtcttgggaggaccggagattacgtgagggaagatatcgggagattagtttagatatatatggaggagacaggttatggatggctttataggtcagtattagtaatttgaactggatacgctgagggaattggagccagtgaaaagatttgcagagggggaagcggaggagtagcgaggagagagatgaattagttgggcagcagagttaaggatggactggagaggtgcaagggtgttagcagggaggcaacAGAAAAGgacgttgcagtagttgaggcggaagatgatgagggcatgcacaagcattttagtagattgacggttgaggaatggacagattctggagatatttttgagctggaggcgacaggaggtggaaagagcttggatatgtggtttgaaggacagggcagagtcaagtgttactccgaggcagcggacttacgGTACGGGGGAAAgagtgatgttgttaattgcgataggtCAGATaatgaagatctatgagatggaggaaagaggagttcagatttgtccacattgagtttgaggaagtgagaggaaaaggaggatatggctgatagacactctgggatcttggacagcagagaggtgacgtctgggccaaagaggtagatctgagtgtcatcagcataacaaTGACTTCCACTGGCCAGCATTTTTCTCACTTCTCCCCTCTCCGGTCCCACCACTTTCCCGTCTGGTCCTATCCATATTAGATCTTTAACAGTAGTGATCTGAAGATGTGGAGAGAACCGGACAGGTGACGGTGAAGAGCAGATGGCCTGGAGAAGTGAGCATAAAGGATTTTATCTGAAAAAAACTTATAACATAATAAGGGGTATTCCATTTGTGGAGAATAACTTCTCCGAAAATCAAACGTCTCGGGAAAATTCACACGAAGAGGAGATTTCGAATGTTGTCTGATCAGCTCATCTCTAGTCAACACAATAAAATAGGAGGCGACTGTAGGTCTATATTCAGCGAGGGCCCCTTAGTGTTTGCTACGTCTCGCTGACCGATCTTCCAGAGTGTTTTACATTACTGTAATTTTGGTTTTCGGCTTATAAACCAGAGAACTCTGGATGAACCAACAAAAGACTGTGAATCTGTTCTGTAATGCTCACAATTAAGTCTGATGCCGGTTttgtttcactgttttttttttttattgaaacaaTCATCATGAGTTAGAAAAACTTCCTTTGTGTCAGCCATCTAAGGAAGGAATAAGAATCTCCAGACGTCTCTAGCGTCCGGGTCTTGTTTAGATCAGAGACGCAGCACTCTTTACCAGCAGAGGCTTGGCTGCCTCCAGTATATCGATCTCCGGGTCCAGCGAGCGGCCAAGTCCTTCCAAAACCAAAATGGCAAAGACGATGGAGGCAAAGTTACTCTCAAGCTTCACCtggaaataaaataaagaaaaatataattttACTCCAATCACATTCTGAGCTCCATACAACATCCTGCTGACTTCCTGTTAACGCTCAGGATGCAGTCTTATGTGTCTGGGGAGATGAATGCTGAACGCAGAAGAACATGGAATAAGTAATGTAAGTAAGCACTGTACCTTATGTGTCATCAGAAGATGGAAGACCCGAGAGAGCAAAGTTGCAACCTGGAGCTGAgagttgatgaaaaaaaaaaaaaagtaaaatatattaaTTTTATAAATCCTCAATAAATTCCTTAATTCCACAGTTTAGACTCCCTTATCTCCTGAAATACTAGAATATTATTTTCCTTCCACTATTAGTATATAACCTCCCACTGATTACACAGACATGcaaaatttggctttaggacatttATATCAAATCCAATTACTAATTTTTGTTTTCTTATACCCCGatttaaaaaaacccaaaacacgtCTATTTTTAATCATCAAGTATGGATTTTGCACTAAACACGAGTGAAATTATGTACAAGGGAgatgaacaagaaaaatctttattgaAGACAACATATAAAAATGTATTGAACATTCAACTAACTGTATTGGAAATTAATTCTTGCGCCTTTTCCTTTTCTCTTCAAAGCTTCTCTTGAAACCTTTTCTCTTAAGGGAGGTTTGCGGATCTTCTCTGTGAAGCGTCTAGCAGTAGTCCCCCATCATGTTCACGTTCCATCTCCTTGATATCTTGATGAAATCTTTCTCCTTGATCTTCGACAACAGCACCAAGGTTTTCAGCAAAGGGTCCAAATGGGAATGTAAACAAATGTAACTTGAAGTTCATCAGACAACCCAAGGCTTTGAAATGTTTCAGCATGTTCTCCACGATGGATTTACATTTTGGATCTTTGTTGTTACTTAGAAATTTCTTCATGACTCCTTTAAAAGAATTTCAAGCCCTTTTCTCAATAGCTTCCATTTTTTGTTTTGAGCACATCATCCTTCGAGAGTTTTTGAATATACGGACCCACAAAaatgccttccttcagttttgctttgGACAGTCCCTGAAACTTGATACACGGGCTCTTAAAAGTCTTTCCTTCTTTCGGTACAGCTTTCACAAACAGCTTAATGTGGAGTGCACAAGTCCAAGCTTAATGTGGAGTGATAGCAGGAGAACTTTATTGGGATCAACTAAAACTTTCCGTAACTATGTTCTTGAGTCCAGGTTGCAAAGACGTTCTCGTTGCCCAACTTTTTTGGCTCCAGTGATGAGTACTATCCTTGTTGTCCCATTCACACAAAGAGCATGGACTAAGAATAAAGTCTAAATTCTCATAGCTTTTCTTCAAGGGCCCATAATGTCCTACAGGAACTGACTGAAGCATACTCGCTGTCATTGTGCAGTAGCACAGCGTTCACATTTTTTTAATGAATCAATAACGAGTCTCCACTCTCTCACATTGTACTCAACGTTACATTTTTCCATCAGCTCAGGAACATCACTGCAATACACTAGATCGCCATCTTGAGAAAAGTATGGAAGGAATTCCTTTTCTCTGCTTCTGTACCATGAAAAACTGGTACCAAGAGCTAGAAGGTTCTTTTCCTTTAGTCTAGAGCCTAAAATTTCTGGAGAATGTTTAGGAAGGTCCAAGTCCCTGACTAAATAATTTAATTTGAGCTGTTAAAAAAAGCTGTGACTCGTTGGGACTAACATGAAAATCTTTGTCAGAATCCTGGTCTCCATGTTCTGAATCAGGTGTATCTTCAAGTTTCTCTGGAGATGAAGGGACAGGTTTccagttgagagatgtaagaagcttgttgatggttataggaagggaTTGATTGCAGTTGTTTATTCCCAAAAGTGtttaaccaaatattaagttgagggtgccaacaattttgtccggcccattttgggggGTTGTGTGTGATATCTTTTATTTATGTTgttaaattgcaataattttctgggaacaaTTTCAAGGTTGACAACACTATTGGACATGACACTGTTGTATCGATCACGTTCCATTGTAATTTTTGAGGGAAGTGCAGTGATCTGAAAAATGGCAATTCTTACACtacaatttttttgctttattgtgTCTACTGCACAAGATAAATATtgatatttttatttatgggaaaACCAAAATCATAATGATGGAAGCCCTCAGTATGGTTAAGGCAACCCATCAACTGTCCAAAACCAAGGACTAATGCTGCGGTCAGTGACTGACAAAGGCATGTAAATGGTAAAAACAGGGAGATGATGGCTCTAGAACACAGTCCCTTTAAGGGGATGCCTGGTTTAGAGACACCCTTTTAGGAATACAAGGTGATCAACGTTTAAAGTCTTCATCTAGAAAAAGGCCATAAACAGCATCTCTCCCTCTGGAGGATCCAACACATTATTGATGAGTGTAATGCCGTATTTCTCCTGCGGAGGAGCTGCAGAGAAATTCAATACCTTCTCCCAGCTTCTTCCGCTGATCATAACTGATTGCTGAAAGTCATTATGTCCTCACCTTCCCAAGCGATACCGTATTTGTCCTGGCCTCGTTCACCAACTCCGCCATCTGTGACTTGAAGCTTTGCACGTCAACACACTGATTGGCTCTGGCGTGATGTAGGATCAACTCGGCCACCTTCTCTCCCTGCGGGAACCGATCAGAGCCCACCAAATTAAAATTTTGCCTTTCATTGACCACTAGTCTTGGTGAAAGGAGAAGATGTGATAAAGTGAAACTCTACAGAAAAGAAGCAAACTGGTCATAATCGTGTACAACATCCCGCTCACCTGCCCTAGAACTACCGCAGTAAAGACGGAGCGGAAGTTTTCAAGATCATTCTCCTGTAGCTCAGCCACAATGCCGGCATCCAGCAAGACCAACCTAAGAGGGCAACGGCTGGGCCGGACATTGACAATCAGGGTGTCACACATGTCCACTAGGGTGGTCAGATCACTGTGGGCAGGGGAGAACTCCAGAACCCCCTGAACAAGGATATTACCAGGATGGAGATCAGCGTGGACAAAATTATCCACAAATACCTGAAAGGAAAGATTACGGGATGAGTTAGAATCCATACTCTAACCATTCCTGCGATTATCATCCTGGCCACCAGAGGCAGCATTGTGAGATGTCGAAATTTCAAGTCATCTTATCTCAAGCAAATCATACAATTGTTGGATCGTGGGTGGATTATCATATCTCAAATTTTTTCTAACTACAGAAGTCACCACCTTAATTTCAATGTACCAATAATTAATTTCCACCTTTGGGACCATCTTTACAGCCATTTTTCTGTTATAGAGCTCCAAATCCTCAGCATACTCATAAAGTAAGCTTGGATTTGATCATGTATCTGCAGTCAACACTAGAGGGAGCTAACTGCATACTGTTTATACAGTGTGTTCAGTTACAAAGCtgtctgcagtgagctccccctagtggtggcagcagagtcacagaatcttatcatgtaactATCTCCTTGCCAGTGGCCTTGCTATGCAGATACCCTTGCCATATGTCCCTGTCCATATCTATCACTTGTACCATCTGTACTGTAACACCCCCCTTTAGTTGCATGCCTTACAACCTCCTAGAAAATAAACAGCCTCTTAAAAGGGCCAGTGATTGCTAAATCACTGAATCCAGTCAGTGCCAATGTGCCCCAAGTTTCGTAAGGTTCCTTCCATAGCGCTCTGTGCCTGAGTAAGGAGGTCCATTTGGCTGCAGTCTATGTTGATATACGTTCGTTCCTGCAGCTCACATGATTTTCTAGTCCTCGTTCTGCCAGCTGCCTTTGCCTGACCTCCATTTATGACTGATCTCTGCCAGACTTGACCCTTGTTCCATCCAATGATCACATTATTAGCACATATTGAGAATACTGGCTACACAAACTTCAAAGAGTAGAGATCCCAGAATTACCACTGAAGACAGTTCCTACCATCTTCAGTAACATGTCCATTCCCATTGCTGCGATCCGATGTTTGATCTCAGAAGACCCAGCCTCCTGCAGATAAAGAGACAACGGTTCTCCGTCCTAATGGATAAAAACAAAGAATCCAGGAACATAACTCAACAACCATCTAAACTTATTTTCAATTCCCTCCCCGCCCCGTATGGTCCACAGCTTCTAAGAATGTCTTCCTCAGGAGGACACCAATGGGTGTAATCCTCCACTTCTCCTTTGGAGGCACGAGAGGGAAACTGACCACTTGCCACTGAGATGTCACATAGATTACCGGAGTTTACACCAGCGGGACACCCTGATCTCAGCTTGTCAAGGAAAACTTCTAAACAAGAAAGTTAGTATGGTGTCCAAAATGGAGAACCTCTTTAATGGTGTCCTGATATTGGAACCTCCAGTGGTCAGACATGATCAACTTTTCTACACCACTACTGGAGGGGAAGAGAAGTATTATACAGTGCTCCTTAGAATTAATGGACTGTCCATGTGATACACAAACATGGTAGATCCATCAAGGCAAGGCACTTTTTGTATCTGCTTTTTCTAACTCGTGGGAGCCATGAACGGATCTCACTGGAGTCAACCAACTTTCACTTTTGATTTCTACAGATACACAGATATCACCATTTTCAATACCAAACGTGTAGTAAAAATGCCACAACTGATACATGACCCCCAATGACTGCCCACCTCGAAGGTCTCCACCATGATGTTCCTCGTCACAAAGGGTCGTAGAGGAGTGGGAAACTTTATAAAATCCATTTTCTCAAATTTTTCTTGAAATGTTTCCAAGTTCCTGGCTTCAAAACGCAGATCTATCTGCCAAAAAAGAAAAACTACTGTGAGAATTTTTGGTTTGGGTATATGGTTGGTCCTCAGCAATGAATGATTCTCCCAAAAGAAATAATGAAAGAGTGTTTTATACTGAAGACTGTGAGAAGACTTCTCTGGTCACCTGGCCAACCAGGCTTAATACAAATTGAGACCCATATCTATCAAAGTCGCAGATtacacagaaaatgtagtataataTACTTACTTGTTGGGTCATTAATTTCCCAAACTCCTCCACAATCTCCGTCAGACTCAACCACCTGAATCCGGGGATCAGACTAACAAGTCTGCTCCAGGTCTTCATGATGAGAAGGTCCATCTTCACTTGCTGGCCAAGACCTGGATGAAGGACCTAGTAACAAGTTGAGACTTAAAGTGGACCCCGATCACCAGTTTCTAGCATGCTAAACTGGCCaaatcatggaatagtggctgttgagatgaataaaacattttattttttattttttcatcacccttgggaaaaaaattagCTTTTCTAAGTTATGAGAAGGCCAAGTGGGCGACAGAGATTCATCTCTGACGGTGATGACATTTTCCCCTGTATGACTCCTGAGGAGACTCCTCTCTATATAACAGGCCATACGAGACAACCACTTTAAGTAATCTTCTGACATGTCACTAGATGTTAAAGAACCTTTACAAAAAAGCACACCAGCAAAATAGAACAGAAGATCATTGCTCTGGGGTGAGGGACCTAGTTAAAGAAACTTACAGGCAATGATCTATGGGAAATAAAGTATGCAAAGTAGCCTAGGTTCAGAAGTAAGAAAATCGACTCAGACTAGCCAAGCCCAGAACCATCTACAAAGATTTTGCTCCTCATCAGTACATGGCAGGGTAGTGGTTGATTGGATGAGAACTAATCCCTCCTACATCAAAGACATCTGGTCCCACCAGTCTCTACTTAATAGTGCCATCTCAACATTTAGGAGACACTAATAAAAGCCACTAAGCCAACTAGTAGCTAAGACCCGACCAGTAATTGGCCAAGAAAGCATTTTCTAACCTTTCTTGAGGCAAGACAAGGCAATAGAGAATGGCTGAAGACCACAATAGTACGGGAACATGAGCCACAGAAGATCGGAGGATTCaatcttactttttttttactcattttacACCATTGGTAAAAAATGTTACCTGCTGGGTAACCTCTGGAGAGTATCATACACAACTGATGACCTAGAACCGGACCCATGTATGATATCATCACCAGGTGGTACTGAAGCATCTCCCCATGTCAGTCCTGTAATGAAAGTATCCACCGTCCtggtctccagcgcctgctctccctTGTTGTGCACTGGTTTGTGTTTAGGCATCAGTGGTGACCTCACGTTGACAGCTGACATGACCGATAGCTCCAATCTGTCAGATGTAAATGGCATGAGCTACTGAGACCACTGTGGATGTAaggtcaccactgcagccagtcactgagaaAGACTGGTGTTGGAGTCACGGAGGGTTAATAATATCTGATTTTACTTTACATTAGAGGAAGTATTCttaaaagtggaaaacccctttaggtGGACTACCCAGCATTGATATTGGCCTACTAGTATGAAATTTGATGGACGCCCTTCAAATGCTAAAATTCTGGTCACCTTGAGTCAAAATTAGAGGGAGACAGCTCCTAAGGGTTTAGGAAGAGTTTACAACTCAAGTTTACTGTTCTTTCATGGGAGAAGGAAACTGAGAATGATGGAATTACAGGAACAGTCACAAGAGGAACATCAACTTACTTAGGTCCATTGGGTTATAATAGGGGCCTTCAAGTTCCGGAAGCCTCATACAGCTTCCACTGACCTTAATGGATATCTTACTTTTACCGCCACGGGGACAAGGTGATCGGAATCTTCCTCTGATCCTCTTATTGGAGAATGTAATGGTTTAGGGTCCTTTGGAGAACCTTGGCCAAGTTGCCTCCAGTTCCTAAGACGTCCAATAATTCCATGAAGTCCCAGCACCTCCCATGCTTCATACGCCCAACCCTGCTCCATACTCTCTACCAGAGATTGGGACTCCACATTGTGAATCCCTGATAGGTCGGCATGGGCCTTATATACCTGGGCCACACAACCAGATCCTACAGGATCTCTGCTGGAGAACCTCAACACATGAGCGTAGTTGTCCCCGAAGGCTCTTCTCAGACAGAGGTCAGTGTATTCCCAGGGGTGCGGAGACACTTTAACATGTAATTTGGAAAACAGATGGCAGAATTCCTCCGAGAAGAGATCTCGTCGAGTGCTAGCCCATTGGCCAAGCTTGATGCACGCCGGTCCTGATGTCTCCGTGGCCTTCAACAAAAGACAAAGCCAAAGAGAATTCAGACTTCCCGAAAGGTAGGTGAGGGGATACACGATTAATAGGGGTCCGAATTTGCAAAATAGGATGAAAGCGCGGACCCCCACTCGGACAACAAAGTCGATCTTCTTCAGGAACGTCTCTGGTGGCTTCTGTGGACTGTCTGAAGGTCCTAAGCGCAGGAGCTTCTCACCTGGGTCTTCCTCCTGGACCAGCCGCTCACATTGCCCATTGGTTGTCACATATCTAACACCCAAGCACCAGAAGGTGATCCTGGACAGGGTCCTGACACTTGTACACCTGAGTCTCCGAGCTGCCAGGTCCCTCCATTTAGTCAGATCCCTGGATCTCCTGCAAAAGCGAATCCTGGAGCAAAAAGAGGCTCCTGCTCTCAGATAGAAGCACTGCGACATTATAGGACCAAGTACACACAGGTCAGATGAGCGGCAGCGGCTCTGCCTCCTCTCCAGGCTCCATTGTCATCAGCAACCCTGAGCACGTACGATCAGATCGATAGATCCGCAGGACAGAAGCGACCTGAGATCCCCCCGGCTGTCAGCCAAGAGCGCGGATCACGTGACCGACAATCCGGCAACACAACGTTCTGAGAGCGCCAGCGGAGTACAGGAGCCCGGGCACGCCCCTTCCCGGTGACGTCAGAGCGGCCATTAACCCTAACGTTGCCAGAGTGCTCCTATTAACTCTGGTGCAGGAAATAAGTCTCCAGCTCTGTGTACAGGAAGGCGGAGGCGACACCAGGGGGCGCTCAGGAGCCGAATCTTAATGACCGGCAGCCCCATAACCGCTTCTGTCAGCCATCAATAGTGCTGGACAAGAGTAGTGTGGACCCCACTAATGAGAGCCGGGGGCTGCAGGGTCTGTGTGAGGAGCTGTGTATGTAATGCATATATCCAGGGGCCACATACTATGGGTGCAAGCACAGGGGCCGACAAGTGTAAGGGGCCACAGGCGCCTCCAGAGCAGCTGGGAGTAATGAGGGGCTGCGGACTGGGGGCCCAAATATTGTCCTGTACAGGAGCCCCGGcctctgctctctcctccatccgTCTCTGTATATTATGCTCCCTCTGTCTATTCTCTCTCATCTCTTTTCTCCTTTCTTCCTCTtttctctcctcctctctcctctctctcctctcctctcatcacctctctctcttctctcctc contains:
- the ADCK2 gene encoding uncharacterized aarF domain-containing protein kinase 2 isoform X2; the encoded protein is MSQCFYLRAGASFCSRIRFCRRSRDLTKWRDLAARRLRCTSVRTLSRITFWCLGVRYVTTNGQCERLVQEEDPGEKLLRLGPSDSPQKPPETFLKKIDFVVRVGVRAFILFCKFGPLLIVYPLTYLSGSLNSLWLCLLLKATETSGPACIKLGQWASTRRDLFSEEFCHLFSKLHVKVSPHPWEYTDLCLRRAFGDNYAHVLRFSSRDPVGSGCVAQVLHPGLGQQVKMDLLIMKTWSRLVSLIPGFRWLSLTEIVEEFGKLMTQQIDLRFEARNLETFQEKFEKMDFIKFPTPLRPFVTRNIMVETFEDGEPLSLYLQEAGSSEIKHRIAAMGMDMLLKMVFVDNFVHADLHPGNILVQGVLEFSPAHSDLTTLVDMCDTLIVNVRPSRCPLRLVLLDAGIVAELQENDLENFRSVFTAVVLGQGEKVAELILHHARANQCVDVQSFKSQMAELVNEARTNTVSLGKLQVATLLSRVFHLLMTHKVKLESNFASIVFAILVLEGLGRSLDPEIDILEAAKPLLVKSAASLI
- the ADCK2 gene encoding uncharacterized aarF domain-containing protein kinase 2 isoform X1 codes for the protein MSQCFYLRAGASFCSRIRFCRRSRDLTKWRDLAARRLRCTSVRTLSRITFWCLGVRYVTTNGQCERLVQEEDPGEKLLRLGPSDSPQKPPETFLKKIDFVVRVGVRAFILFCKFGPLLIVYPLTYLSGSLNSLWLCLLLKATETSGPACIKLGQWASTRRDLFSEEFCHLFSKLHVKVSPHPWEYTDLCLRRAFGDNYAHVLRFSSRDPVGSGCVAQVYKAHADLSGIHNVESQSLVESMEQGWAYEAWEVLGLHGIIGRLRNWRQLGQGSPKDPKPLHSPIRGSEEDSDHLVPVAVKVLHPGLGQQVKMDLLIMKTWSRLVSLIPGFRWLSLTEIVEEFGKLMTQQIDLRFEARNLETFQEKFEKMDFIKFPTPLRPFVTRNIMVETFEDGEPLSLYLQEAGSSEIKHRIAAMGMDMLLKMVFVDNFVHADLHPGNILVQGVLEFSPAHSDLTTLVDMCDTLIVNVRPSRCPLRLVLLDAGIVAELQENDLENFRSVFTAVVLGQGEKVAELILHHARANQCVDVQSFKSQMAELVNEARTNTVSLGKLQVATLLSRVFHLLMTHKVKLESNFASIVFAILVLEGLGRSLDPEIDILEAAKPLLVKSAASLI
- the ADCK2 gene encoding uncharacterized aarF domain-containing protein kinase 2 isoform X3, whose amino-acid sequence is MDLLIMKTWSRLVSLIPGFRWLSLTEIVEEFGKLMTQQIDLRFEARNLETFQEKFEKMDFIKFPTPLRPFVTRNIMVETFEDGEPLSLYLQEAGSSEIKHRIAAMGMDMLLKMVFVDNFVHADLHPGNILVQGVLEFSPAHSDLTTLVDMCDTLIVNVRPSRCPLRLVLLDAGIVAELQENDLENFRSVFTAVVLGQGEKVAELILHHARANQCVDVQSFKSQMAELVNEARTNTVSLGKLQVATLLSRVFHLLMTHKVKLESNFASIVFAILVLEGLGRSLDPEIDILEAAKPLLVKSAASLI